Proteins encoded by one window of Bacillus rossius redtenbacheri isolate Brsri chromosome 3, Brsri_v3, whole genome shotgun sequence:
- the LOC134531480 gene encoding uncharacterized protein LOC134531480, which yields MRMEWSKEDQIKLIDLYKQQTVIWDPNNVNHFNKIRKQDAWEEIGAEMDRDVDECKKKMESLLSALRRERKKMKDTAGTGKGTDEMYRSSWFAFESLRFLLDKNKQRKTISTMRVESEERDVECGTVGESAQETVPKKKKQRVEDARLDKAFHILSSTASQLNDECQHFGNLVASKLRQYNVDTRCTIENDIMGIFLRANRGFYNNTQNFIQPHYPCHFPSDNSVMQSNTVLSNPTTPCPSAGSPTLTSDDDDFIIHDLL from the exons ATGAGAATGGAGTGGTCCAAGGAAGATCAAATAAAACTGATAGATTTGTATAAACAACAAACAGTGATATGGGACCCAAACAATGTTAATCATTTCAACAAAATTAGAAAACAAGACGCGTGGGAAGAAATCGGGGCCGAAATGGACAGAGATGTGGACGAATGTAAGAAGAAAATGGAGAGTTTGCTATCAGCATTAAGAAGGGAGAGGAAGAAAATGAAAGACACTGCTGGAACTGGAAAAG GAACTGACGAAATGTACAGAAGTTCCTGGTTCGCTTTTGAAAGTCTACGTTTCTTGCTggacaaaaataaacaaagaaagaCAATTTCGACG ATGCGAGTAGAAAGCGAAGAGAGAGACGTAGAATGTGGTACAGTTGGAGAATCAGCACAGGAAACTGTACCGAAAAAGAAGAAGCAGCGAGTCGAAGATGCACGTCTGGACAAAGCCTTTCATATATTGTCGTCCACCGCGAGTCAGCTTAACGATGAGTGCCAACATTTTGGAAATTTGGTCGCATCTAAGTTGAGACAGTACAACGTTGATACTAGATGTACAATTGAAAATGACATTATGGGTATTTTCCTTCGCGCTAACAGGGGTTTCTACAATAACACTCAGAATTTTATACAACCACACTATCCATGTCATTTTCCATCGGACAACTCTGTCATGCAGTCAAACACTGTATTGTCCAACCCTACAACCCCGTGTCCTTCAGCAGGATCACCTACCTTGACATCTGATGATGATGATTTCATTATTCACGatctcttataa